The following coding sequences lie in one Miscanthus floridulus cultivar M001 chromosome 9, ASM1932011v1, whole genome shotgun sequence genomic window:
- the LOC136483819 gene encoding 3-ketoacyl-CoA synthase 20-like, translating into MSSHQPETTAPAAGSTGGGGTIKNARHRTSPLKQCYHLAISNALYLLLAPAVAYAAHRLSHHTPSDLALATRSAATANPPLAISLLVLSTVLATAYLMRRPRAVYLLDFACYKPGPEHVVTRERFMRQSEAAGVFTPDNLAFQRKILERSGLGQGTYFPSAVLNVPPNPCMAEARAEAEAVMFGAIDQVLAKTGVRARDIGVVVVNCSLFNPTPSLSAMIVNHYKLRGNVASYNLGGMGCSAGLISIDLAKQLLQVHRNTYALVVSMENITLNWYWGNNRSMLMSNCLFRMGGAAVLLTNRGGSDRRRAKYQLMHTVRTHHGADDRAYRCVFQEEDETGRVGVALSKDLMAVAGEALKTNITTLGPLALPMSEQILFLASLVARKVFGVRGLRPYIPDFKMAFEHFCIHAGGRAVLDTIEKNLELSAWHMEPSRMTLNRWGNTSSSSLWYELAYTEAQGRVRRGHRAWQIAFGSGFKCNSAVWRALRTIDPKKESAVGNPWVDEIHRFPVEVPKVESVVVS; encoded by the exons ATGAGCAGCCATCAGCCAGAAACCACGGCTCCCGCCGCCGgctccaccggcggcggcggcacgatcAAGAACGCGCGGCACCGTACAAGCCCTCTCAAGCAGTGCTACCACCTAGCAATCTCCAACGCGCTGTACCTCCTCCTCGCCCCGGCCGTCGCCTACGCCGCGCACCGCCTGTCCCACCACACCCCTTCCGACCTCGCCTTGGCGACCcgctccgccgccaccgccaaccCGCCCCTCGCCATCTCTCTCCTGGTCCTCTCCACCGTCCTCGCGACGGCGTACCTGATGCGGCGCCCGCGCGCCGTGTACCTGCTCGACTTCGCGTGCTACAAGCCGGGACCCGAGCACGTGGTGACGCGGGAGAGGTTCATGCGGCAGTCGGAGGCGGCGGGGGTGTTCACGCCCGACAACCTGGCGTTCCAGCGGAAGATCCTGGAGCGGTCGGGGCTCGGGCAGGGGACCTACTTCCCCAGCGCCGTGCTCAACGTGCCGCCCAACCCGTGCATGGCGGAGGCCcgcgccgaggccgaggccgtcaTGTTCGGCGCCATCGACCAGGTGCTCGCCAAGACGGGCGTCCGCGCCAGGGACATCGGGGTCGTCGTCGTCAACTGCAGCCTGTTTAACCCGACGCCGTCGCTGTCCGCCATGATCGTCAACCACTACAAGCTCCGTGGGAACGTCGCCAGCTACAACCTCGGCGGCATGGGGTGTAGCGCCGGGctcatctccatcgacctcgccaAGCAGCTGCTCCAG GTGCACCGGAACACGTACGCGCTGGTGGTGAGCATGGAGAACATCACGCTGAACTGGTACTGGGGCAACAACCGCTCGATGCTCATGTCCAACTGCCTCTTCCGGATGGGCGGCGCCGCCGTCCTCCTCACCAACCGCGGCGGCTCCGACCGCCGCCGCGCCAAGTACCAGCTCATGCACACGGTGCGTACCCACCACGGCGCCGACGACCGCGCGTACCGGTGCGTGTTCCAGGAGGAGGACGAGACGGGGCGCGTGGGCGTGGCGCTCTCCAAGGACCTCATGGCAGTCGCTGGCGAGGCGCTCAAGACCAACATCACGACGCTGGGGCCGCTGGCGCTCCCCATGTCGGAGCAGATCCTGTTCCTGGCCTCCCTCGTGGCGCGCAAGGTGTTCGGCGTCCGGGGCCTCCGCCCCTACATCCCGGACTTCAAGATGGCGTTCGAGCACTTCTGCATCCACGCCGGCGGGCGGGCGGTGCTGGACACCATCGAGAAGAACCTGGAGCTCAGCGCCTGGCACATGGAGCCGTCCCGCATGACGCTCAACcggtgggggaacacctccagcAGCTCGCTCTGGTACGAGCTGGCGTACACGGAGGCGCAGGGCCGGGTCCGGCGAGGGCACCGCGCGTGGCAGATCGCGTTCGGGTCCGGGTTCAAGTGTAATAGTGCTGTGTGGCGCGCGCTGCGGACGATTGATCCGAAGAAGGAGAGCGCCGTCGGGAACCCATGGGTGGACGAGATCCATAGGTTCCCCGTCGAGGTGCCCAAGGTGGAGAGCGTCGTCGTGTCCTGA